A single window of Solanum dulcamara chromosome 5, daSolDulc1.2, whole genome shotgun sequence DNA harbors:
- the LOC129889449 gene encoding tyramine N-feruloyltransferase 4/11-like, with protein sequence MAPAPQLPTLSETITTEIPSSENNNNVTITGKIYTRVRLATKSDLSHIYQLFYQIHAYHNFTHLYKATESSLGNLLFKENPLPLFYGPSVLLLEVSPTPFTEPKNNTDEGFKPVLTTFDLKFPVVEEQVEEFRSKYDDGNHKSDAYIAGYAFFYANYSCFNDKPGFYFESLYFRESYRKLGMGKLLFGTVSSIAANNGFVSVDGIVAVWNKKSYDFYINMGVEIFDEFRYGKLHGENLQKYADNKEKTDEESC encoded by the coding sequence ATGGCTCCTGCTCCTCAACTACCAACTCTATCTGAAACAATAACCACAGAAATCCCATCATCGGAAAATAACAACAACGTTACGATCACCGGAAAGATATACACACGAGTTCGTCTCGCTACAAAATCTGATCTGTCCCATATATACCAATTGTTTTATCAAATTCATGCATACCATAACTTTACTCATTTATACAAAGCTACTGAGTCCTCTTTAGGTAACTTGCTTTTTAAGGAAAATCCTCTTCCCCTTTTCTACGGGCCATCTGTACTATTACTCGAAGTCTCCCCTACCCCTTTTACCGAACCCAAAAATAACACGGACGAAGGGTTCAAGCCTGTCCTTACAACGTTCGACCTTAAATTCCCCGTTGTGGAAGAACAAGTTGAGGAGTTCAGGTCCAAATATGATGATGGTAACCATAAGAGTGATGCTTACATCGCGGGATATGCTTTCTTTTACGCGAATTATTCATGCTTCAATGACAAGCCCGGATTCTATTTCGAGAGCCTTTACTTCAGAGAGAGTTATAGAAAGTTAGGAATGGGGAAATTGTTGTTTGGAACAGTTTCCTCCATTGCTGCAAACAATGGATTCGTATCGGTGGATGGAATAGTCGCAGTTTGGAATAAGAAGTCATATGATTTTTACATAAATATGGGAGTTGAAATTTTTGATGAGTTTAGGTATGGAAAGTTGCATGGTGAAAATCTCCAAAAGTATGCTGATAACAAGGAGAAAACTGACGAAGAGAGCTGTTAG
- the LOC129889450 gene encoding tyramine N-feruloyltransferase 4/11-like → MASSISETITTEIPSSEKNNNVTITGKIYTRLRLATKSDLSHIYQLFYQIHAYHSNTHLYKATESSLGNLLFKENPLPLFYGPSVLLLEVSPTPFTEPKNTNEEGFKPVLTTFDLKFPVVEGQVEEFQSKYDDGSDKSDVYIAGYAFFYANYSCFYDKPGFYFESLYFRESYRKLGMGRLLFGTVASIAANNGFVSVEGIVAVWNKKSYDFYIDMGVEIFDEFRYGKLHGENLHKYADNKDI, encoded by the coding sequence ATGGCTTCATCTATATCTGAAACAATAACCACCGAAATCCCATCATCGGAAAAAAACAATAACGTTACGATCACCGGAAAGATATACACAAGACTTCGTCTCGCTACGAAATCTGATTTGTCCCATATATACCAATTGTTTTACCAAATCCATGCATACCATAGCAACACTCATTTATACAAAGCTACCGAGTCCTCTTTAGGTAACTTGCTTTTTAAGGAAAATCCTCTTCCCCTTTTCTACGGGCCATCCGTACTATTACTCGAAGTCTCCCCTACCCCTTTTACCGAACCTAAAAATACCAATGAAGAAGGGTTCAAGCCCGTCCTTACAACTTTCGATCTTAAATTCCCTGTAGTAGAAGGACAAGTTGAGGAGTTCCAATCCAAATATGATGACGGGAGCGATAAAAGTGACGTTTACATAGCGGGATACGCTTTCTTTTACGCGAATTATTCGTGCTTCTATGACAAGCCTGGATTCTATTTCGAGAGTCTTTACTTCAGAGAGAGTTATAGAAAGTTAGGAATGGGGAGATTGTTGTTTGGAACTGTTGCGTCCATTGCTGCCAACAATGGTTTCGTTTCGGTAGAGGGAATAGTAGCAGTTTGGAATAAGAAATCTTATGATTTTTACATAGATATGGGAGttgaaatatttgatgaatTTAGGTATGGAAAGTTGCATGGGGAAAATCTTCATAAGTATGCTGATAATAAGGATATATGA